In Canis aureus isolate CA01 chromosome 25, VMU_Caureus_v.1.0, whole genome shotgun sequence, the genomic window TCTCTGTGGCTATAGGATTCATGTAAGCTTGCTTCTTTAAATCTGACCAGagagggggaaaggagggaaagaaacttCAGCAAGATAGGCAGTAAACCTTATGTAATCACATATACATGGTCATATACATTCCATTACCTTTGCCACATTCCAAACCACAGATAAAACCTAAACTCAAGTGAAGAAGATTATACAAGGGCATGAACATCAGGAGGCAGGGATAATGAGAACCACTTAGTCTGTGAAGTTTGCCCAGCCATCTGCTACATCAGGATTGTAGAAATTATCCTATGGATCTTTCAACacagaagaaacacaaatatccatcgatggatgaatagataaacaaaatgtggtatatacatacaatggaatatttttttagccttaaaaataaagataatgttacagcatggataaaccttgaagacagtatgctaagtgaaattatcCAGACATAAAAGGACAAGTATTGTAtgtttcacttatatgaggtacctagagtagaaATTCATagaattcatagaaatagaaatagaaaatagaatgataGTTTCCAGTaaatgggagaaggaaagaatggagagCTGTATTAGTCATGGTTGCCgaaaaaaatagaaccaataggatgtgcatatttatagagaaagatttattataaggaactaACTTATGCAATTATAGAGACTGGCAAGTCCAAATCTGTAATGTGTACCAGTAAACTTGAGACCCAAGAGAAACAATGATGAAGTTCCGGCCCACAGACTCTCTGCTGgagaatattttcttatttggagGAAGATTACTGTTTGGTTTCttttcaggccttcaactgattaaaTGAGACCCACTTTCATTATGGAGGGAGATCATCACTtcactgattcaaatgttaatctcatccaaaaacatactcagagactcagaaaaatatttgatcaaatatctgggcacctcaTGACCCAgacaagttgacacataaaactaaccatcttaggagttattgtttaatgagtaCGAAGTTTTAGTTGGAGAAGAAGAATAGTGAGCTGAGTTCTTTATCTGGCATCAGATAGAGAAGAGATGTTTagtaaatcatttatattttttgagctTTAGCTTCAccctctcaaaattaaaaaaaaaaaaactaaatttctttgtatctttaaaaCACAGCTTATTCtgatgatgtctttttttttgttgtttatttattcatgagacagagagagagagggcggcagagacagaagcaggctccatgcagggagcccaatatgggactcgatcccgggactccaggatcataccccgggctggaggcggtgctaaaccactgagccacccagggctgccctgatgatGTCTTAATAGTTAAGAATCTCAAGTGTTAACTGCTTACTGTTTACAGAATATTGCAATGTATATGGTAAGCCAGGGTGATAGGAAAGAATTAGTCTATCCATACTTTTAAAGagcttgtggggatccctgggtggcttagcagtttggcaccttgcctttggcctgggacacgatcctggagtcccgggatcgagtcctgcatcgggctccctatggggagcctgcttatccctctgcctgtgtctctgcctctctctctctttctctctctctctctctgtgtctatcataaaaaaaatcccaagagcTTGTAATTTGTTTGGAGAGATGAAATAActttaatggaatttaaaatcaaaagagtgtactatttgaatatataaaatggggggggggtacTGATAATGGCAGTCCTACCTGTAGAAGTTAAGTACAGAGGATAATAATAATTGAGTCACTATGGGGAATGATAAAGTGTCCTCTTCATTGTGACAtaatttcagtatttattaattcattattaaaaCCCATTTCCTGAGATTCTATTTATGTGGAACTCAACATGCTGAATGCAGGAAGTAATCTTGCTTCCTGGCACTCACAGTCaagggagatggggtggggcTTGAGTGATAAAGGTAAGTAGCAATATTACAAGTTGATTTGACtaggaagatatatatatatatatatatatatatatatatatatatatatataatgagtattatatatatataagatatatatatcttaaagattttatttatttatttatttatgagagacacagagagaggcagaaccagaggcagagggaggagaagcaggctccatgcaaggagcccaatgcaggactcgaccctgggactccaggatcatgccctgacccaaagacagatgctcaaccactgagccacgcaggtgtccctggCTAGGATATATTTGCTACAGACTTAGCTTTTTTGTGTGAACTGTGTCAtgcagtaaaactttattttatttttaaaatttatttatttatttacttatttattgagagagagtgagtgagcggggaagggcagggggagaagaaaagagaaaatctttaagcaggttccacacactCCGTGCAGAGCCCAACAGAGTGCtgcatctcacgaccctgagattatgaccctaagatcataacctgaaccaaaatcaagagtcccacacttaaccagctgagctacccaggtgccccatagagtaaaattttaaatgacagatGAACGATTTTCAATTTGGTCTCAGACACTCTGCAAAGAAAAAGGTAATACAAATAATccaggaagaaggagggaaatgAAATTAGGTTTCCAATATCAGTGTTCTTCTTTAATAGTttcctagaaattttatttatatatttttcttcaatgtTCTTTTATGTAtcccctcttttatttatttatttttcctggtgTATTTGAAGGCAAATTTCAGATATATCATTTCCCCATAAATACTTCAGAAAATATCTCTAAtagataagaattttttaaaagagcatatATAACTGCAATGAGATATTTCTTCTCTGGTtaggaggctgtgtgtgtgtgtgggggggtgggaatAGGTGAGAAGTCTATCAATGAATTCATATAGGCATCCTTATGAGGAACTCCCCAAAGACTCTTTGAGACTCCAGTCAATTATGTGTAAAATGTATCCTTTGATGGGTAATACAATTGTGCTGAATATTACTACTACTAATATTAATAACcatcatttatttagttcttatgTTTGAAGTAGAACACTGAGCATTTTCACTCAATATTTCAAATGAATCCCTATAGCAATGTTATCAACAGTATCCAGTGGGCATTCCAATGTCCCAATTTATAGACAAAGAAGTAGGTGCAGCATATTAAGTATTCCCCAAGATTATAGACTAAGTGTACTAGCAAAGGAAAGATTTGAAACTAGCTCCACCTGGCTCCAAATTTCTCTTTCCTGCTATGTTATACTGACACTGTGTGAAAAAGTACTAATTAAGTTCTAAAATTACCCATGTCACAATGGCTGGAGATGAGTCATATAAGACTAACTCCAAAATTTCTAATCTATTGTCAATTTAAACAgtcaaaattaaaaggaaaatatgagatTTATGAAAGCCACAGTATAGAGACAGTCTGCTACAGcgaatgaaataaagaaatatggaCACTGGAATTAAGTAATATGGTTTAAAAATGCATAGTCTTGTATAAATTTAGTGTGACTTATTCTTTTGAgtttgtttccttatctgaagAGAGGCTACAAAGCCTCTCCTCTAATGCTCACAGAAAATAGTTTTCCCTTTCATAAAGTATCTAGTGAAACATTCTGAAATACTAGCAGAATCACCACTTTCCCCACCTACAATAGACATAACCCAAGAATTTGCGTCAGACAACTTTCCAGTATGAAGCAAagcctcttcttcctcctacTGATTGAGTCATTCTTCTATTAGATAAGTGTAGCTATTTAAACACTCCAGTAGGAGCTCACAAAATTTTACTTTGGAGAAGTGCTTGACTGCTTCACTTTCTCATTcttggaatgaatttggaaatgacTTTTGATGACTTCAAGAGCAAGACTATGAAGGATAAACCTGATCAGAAGCCAAATGGAAAGAAAGCTAAAGGTACTAGGAGGGGGTGAACGTGCACAGGGACAGATTTCTAGGATTagctaaaaaatgtaaattaactgAATATAGGATTAGAAAGCTGAAACACCAggggatggaaaaatattgtagaattaataacatttactttaaaaaaaaaacaattcagatATAATGgtgatgtgatgatgatgatgccctGATTGAACTAACTTGGTATGAATGATGACATAGTAGATTCGGATaacttttattgagcatttatcaTAGGCTACATTCTATGCTATtcactttatatgcattatttctcTGAATCTTTACACCTTGAGATTAGGACTATTATAATCTCCCTTTTATAGAGACTAATTGGGGGATCAGGAGAATTAACAAAACCATTAATTTCTATGCAGCTAGTGAGTAGGAGAGCTAGAATTGTATCACAACCTCCCATTTATTAAAAATCCAATCCATCAGAAGGTTAAAGAAATGTTGAATTCACCCAGTATATACGATGCTAATTTTTATAATAGTGTTCTTAGGCATCGCAAAAACTGGATATATTTTGTGAATTATCCCAAGCAGACTAAATGTTGTTcatttaatagcattttaaaatctattatatttGTTTGATATATGCAGCAAGTTAaactaattaaatataaattaattcataATCCCAATTCTGCAGACAGTCTAAATAAATTGTCCTTTATCTTATATTCATTCtgagagaaaggaacaaaatataaataGCGAAAGTCAAACAAGTATTCTCAGGAATGTGAATAAAGAAATTACAGGTCAGGGGTGCTCGACctgctcagtcagaggagcatgtgactcttgcatttcaggatcatgagttcaagcccaacgtggggtgtagagattacttaactaaataagacttaaaagaaaaaaatcccaggtCATATTTCCATAAACAAGATAGAATTTCTCTTGGTAGGGAAAATAAGTGTGAACATGGAATAATTTAACATTTGAGCTGTTAAACTGAACTTGGTATGAAACAGTACTGCCATCTATAGATAGACATCCAAATTCATAGtagtttttgttcattcattcattcattcattcattcatgccttATTCATGTTGTAAATATTGAGTGCCTGAATTTTACTGCAATTATGAAGCTAAATCTCTCAGAATCTGATTAGATCAGTCTACTACTGCAAAGAATCCAactgctgttttaaaaataattatatatatgtatttttaaatttcttatttatttgagagagagagagagagagagaccaagacagTGACAAAGATCAGTAGAGAGCAGGaatgggaaagagagggagaagcaagctccccattgagtagggagcctgacaaaGGGCTTGATTCTGatatcctgacctgagccaaaagcagacactcaaccaactgagccacccagccactccaATTCAATTGCTTACTGATCAGAAAATCACTAATGGGAGCAGAGGTTGGATTAATGGTCTCTACCTACCAAAGAAATGGGACCAAAGGTGTCCTATAGAAAATGAGAGCATATGCCTTTCTTTCATAAGtgcagatactgtgttttttcttctaaaaaatcaGGAATTTCTTCACTCAAGAGCGGCAGATATACATTCATGgtatagaatggaagaaaatacttgttGACAGACTTACACAGATATCTACCCCCGAGCTAGGATTAGGCAATTATTTGCAAGAGACACAACTATCTTCTACTTCTCTGTCAACTTGCCACATACACTCTAGGAGCTTAATAACTTTTGAATTTGTGAATGAgctgtatttcttcctgttaaaATTTCTATTCTGTCGATCTTTAGAGACTAACAGAAGTTCTTTTGACATAATGAgaactctgtgaatatatttgACTGTTGATTGATTTGGATCATTACACATTTTCACTGGAAATTTTGTGATATAATGCGCCAAGCCATGCAGTTACTGACAGTTGGGTTAAAGACCTATGTTTGGATCTTAACATCTATGTGATCTTATACTATTCACTGAGACTTTGGGTTTCTTTATCTGCATATGGAGGATAATACTACCAGTGCCTTATTTGTTTATTGTACAGGGTGAGGAGTCCACATAGATTATAGAGATATTTTCCTATTGAACCAAAATATCTGTGCTTTTGTAGTGGGAAAGCTGTGAGCTACATGACTTATTTGTTTCTATAATAATGGTGAATTTTACTCCTGTAACAACAATGGCCACAGCTGGTATGAGTATAGGACATGACATTAATATGAGACCAATGAATATTGAAGTTTCATCCCTATTTTTCTTTGGTAATAATTTCAGTTCCAAGATATATAATTTtagtggaattaaaattaaaagcacaaaattATAATTCTTTGAGGCAATCTGTTAATTAACTGATTAAAGCTTATTTGCTTGGTGGCCAACATTCTTTTATGGTATGATACTTATAAAACACACTgtgtgagactgtgtgtgtgtgtgtgtgtgtgtgtgtgtgtatacatgcatacacataggCTATATTAAAAGTATCAGGCTCTGTCCTCTGTGGATGAAGTTGGTCCAACCAAGCTGGACTGAGAGTTTCTTGGAGAGTCATTATGGGGAGAGTAGATAAAGTATAAGCTTTAAAATCAGAAACTTAACATCACATATCTGGGAGTGAATCCTGGCTCTTAAATCGTGTCAGTCGTATGGCCATgggtaaattatttaacttctttgtatttttcatctataaatatgGACAATGAATTATTTACAGAGCCCTTAGCAGGACTAGAGGTAAGAAATGCAAAGTACAAGTTTCTAAAGAATTGTTTGATGACCTGCTTACATCTTTTATGTCTTTCTGATTCCATTCTCTGTCACTCtaggtcttcattttctttcttctcggTGGTGGTGCCCTGCTGCTGTGACACTAGGGATCCTTTGCTTGGGATTACTGGTGACTCTTATATTACTGGCAATGCAATGTAAGTACTGGAACAGGGACATGATGAAGGAAAAAGTGAGAACTTACAAACATGGCTTATTAATTGGTTTAATAACAACTACCAACAACCTTGATTTAGATGCATTTTAGGCAAACTTTTTGGAATGAGTGAGAAGATGAATAAGTATATTGTGTTTGTCCCTCAAGTTGACTGGGACATGGAATTAAATTTAGTAAtgatgagtttttgttttgttttgttgttataaCTTCATGGAAAAGTCTGTTGAAATCCTAGaatgatgagaaagaaaataatttgaagctACTAAGCCACAAGGTCCCCTGAGAaacccaaaaggaaaagaaacgtTATATAGTTCACATCGAGTTTTAATAGAGATGATTAAATACCAATTTAGAGTTGAGAATCAAAAACAgcatcttaataaataaaacatttaaagtaacTGTAATTCAAATTTATAATATAGCCATTTAGAAAAGaatgttaagagaaaaagaagtgatAAGAAGGATGTAAGTGgccaagaaagaatgaaaatagtaTTGATCATCCATCTAATCTGCCCATGTATTTAGGTTGTAGATTTGAGTTATGTTGTCTATCTAGAATCTAGATGGTTAAGGCCTTTGAAGTGCTATTGGTTTCTCAGTTATTGGTTAAGATCAACAACCACTTATTTTCTCAATCTGTCAACACTTAGGGTCTTCCCTAATGACTAGGAGAAGTACCCTTGACTCAATGACTGGATGAGTCTTCCTGTGAGAAGAATCACTTTACAACAGGCTCAGATCTGGCCTTCAAGCCGAGGGGACTGTTTTGTACTGAATCATCAAGCTTCTAGAACTGAGACATTTGACCTTTAACTTTAGTTGCCTGTTGGATTTCACAAACTTTATTTCATCTCCACCCTTCCTAAAATGTGCtgtggggaaaaacaaaacaaaaccaaaaaaaaaaaaacaaccacctaagaaaaaaatgcttgaaaTTGTTGTGACATAGCAACTTAAAATAATTCTGTGGGAGGTGTCTCACAAAAGGGGTGtcacagtttttaaataaaaataggaagtcTGGAAGGATAGAGAGCAGaggaataaagagagaaatagagtaAATCATTAAAGACAACTCCTATTAATAGTCACTGAGTCTGGCTGACATCAGTGATGCCATTGATATGCTACTTATCTTATGATTGCTCTTAAACTTGTCTGTAATTATCAATAACAAGTaaaatcctgttttgttttatttttaatcaaaagtgTGACAgtttctgacatttaaaaaaatactgcaggaatatcaaataacttttaaatgcaTAATTTCTGAGTAAATGTGGGTCATGTTCCAGTAGTTTATCTGTTGTCAAAAGAGCTTACTTGATTTAATTCTTCAATTTCCTCAAAATCCAGTGGAGGGATTTTTGTTCGGGATTGGTAATGGAGTTCTTATTTCAGCTATGATTTAGTATCACAGGTGTCTAATCTCCTAAAGCAACAACAAGCAAACCTTACTCACCAGGAAATTATACTGGAGGGACAAATCTTAGCACAGCAGCAGGCAGAAAAAACTTCCCAGGAGTCAGAAAGGGAActcaaaaaaacaatagaaacccTTACCCAGAAGCTTGatgaaaaatcaaaaaaacaGATGGAACTTCATCACCAGAACCTGAATCTCCAAGATGCTCTGAGGAAAGCAGCAAACTTTTCAGGTATGGGGGATGGAAAGTGAAAAGAAGTAGTGGAAACTTCTCTGTTAATcttacttctattttaaaaatgactctaGGCATGAAATTGGCGTATTGACATATATTCATAATGTTCAACAccagaatttttctatttttgtcacCCTCACCTTTATTT contains:
- the OLR1 gene encoding oxidized low-density lipoprotein receptor 1; the encoded protein is MNLEMTFDDFKSKTMKDKPDQKPNGKKAKGLHFLSSRWWCPAAVTLGILCLGLLVTLILLAMQLSQVSNLLKQQQANLTHQEIILEGQILAQQQAEKTSQESERELKKTIETLTQKLDEKSKKQMELHHQNLNLQDALRKAANFSGHCPQDWLWHEENCYLFSSGPFNWEKSQENCLSLDAQMLIINSTEDLEFIQQASAHSNFPFWMGLSLRKPSSSWLWEDGSPLMPHLFRLQGPVSHVYPSGSCAYLQRGAVFADNCILSAFTICQKKANLLRAP